One segment of Pristis pectinata isolate sPriPec2 chromosome 3, sPriPec2.1.pri, whole genome shotgun sequence DNA contains the following:
- the gje1a gene encoding gap junction epsilon-1 protein — protein MSLNYIRNFYEGCLRPPTVIGQFHTLFFGSVRMFFLGVLGFAVYGNEALHFSCDPDRRELNLFCYNQFRPITPQVFWALQLVSVLVPGAVFHLHAACRNIDQELILQRPSFTVFYIISVLSRINMETVAFWLQSHLFGFQVHPIFKCNATSLDKRFNITKCMVPEHFEKTIFLSAMYIFTAITVLLCIAEVFEILCRRLGYLSTQ, from the exons ATGTCTTTGAATTACATTAGGAATTTCTATGAAGGATGT CTCAGGCCCCCGACGGTGATCGGCCAGTTCCACACCCTGTTCTTTGGCTCCGTGCGAATGTTTTTCCTGGGGGTGTTGGGCTTCGCCGTCTATGGGAATGAAGCCCTGCACTTCAGTTGTGACCCCGACAGGAGGgagctgaacctcttctgctacAACCAGTTCCGGCCCATCACGCCGCAG GTGTTCTGGGCTTTGCAGCTTGTCTCCGTCTTGGTTCCTGGTGCAGTATTCCATCTCCATGCTGCTTGTCGTAACATCGACCAGGAGTTGATCCTTCAGAGACCCTCATTCACTGTCTTCTACATCATTTCTGTCCTGTCCAGGATCAACATGGAGACTGTGGCCTTCTGGTTGCAGAGTCACCTCTTTGGGTTCCAGGTTCACCCGATCTTCAAGTGTAACGCCACGTCCCTCGATAAGCGTTTCAACATCACCAAGTGCATGGTCCCCGAGCACTTTGAGAAGACCATCTTCCTGAGTGCCATGTACATCTTCACTGCCATCACTGTGCTACTGTGCATTGCTGAAGTCTTTGAGATACTCTGCAGAAGGTTGGGCTATCTGTCCACTCAATAA